The Mycolicibacterium fluoranthenivorans genomic interval ACAGTCGGTTTCACGGATATCGAGGTAGTCGGCGATGGCTGCGGCATTGGCCAGCAGGTTCTCGGTGGACAACCGCACCAGCTTGGGGGAACCGGTACTGCCCGATGTCGACAGCAGCAGCGCCAACTCCGGGTGCAGGCGGTGCCCCTGTCTTCCGCGATGGTGTACCCCGTCGGCGTCGGCGATGAAGTCGGGCCGGTAGCACTCGACGAGGGCCCGGTGATCGCGCCCGGCCGGAACCGGAAGCGGGACGTGCCCGGCCGCGAGCGCGCCCAGATAGTGCACCAGCGTGGTGATGTCGTTGCGCACCTCGATCAGCGCGATACCGCGATCACCCGTGAATTGCGCTGCGGCACTGGATACCTGGACCGCGAGTTGGCGGTAGGTCAGCGTCCTGTCAGCGCAGTGCACTGCCGGGCGCTCGCCGAGGGACGCCAGGTGGTCGATCAGCGGCCTCACCGGAAAACCAGGCCGCTTCCGATGATGTCGATGCACACCTTGGCATGGACCGGCGGCGGGTCGATGCTGTGCTGGCGGACGGTGAAGGCAGGGGTATCCCCGCCGGGGTCGATCGTCAGCAGCACCTCGTGTCCGAGGAACTCGCTGGCGACGACGGTGCCGAGACCGGCGCCGCCGTGAGAGTCGGCGGTCACGGTCGCGCGCAGCTGTTCGGGCCGAAGCATCAGGGTGCCCGGGCCGTCGTCCGCCGTAACGGGGACCCGGCCCAGTGCGCTCTCGGCGCTACCGGAGCGCACCGTGCAGGGCAGCAGGACGCAGTCGCCGAGGAATTCGGCGGTGAACTGATCCGCAGGATTGCGGTAAACCTGTTGCGGGGTACCGACACTGGTGAACCGGCCGTCGCGCATCACCGCGACCTGATCGGCGATCGAGAGCGCCTCGGCCTGGTCGTGGGTGACGAGCAGAGTGGTGACACCCGCGTCGAGCAGCACCTGGGTGACCGCCTTTCGGGTGGCGGCTCGCAGGCCGGTGTCCAGCGCGGAGAACGGTTCGTCGAGCAGCATGAGCGCCGGTCGCCGAGCCAGCGCGCGGGCCAGCGCGACCCGCTGCTGCTGGCCGCCGGACAATTCGTGGGGGCGGCGGGCGGCGAACGACTGGTCCAGCGACACCGTCTCCAGCAGTCGTGCCACCTGCTCGCGAATGGCTTTCCTGCCCAGCCGGCCGTGCAGGCCGTAGGCGATGTTCGCGCCCACGTTCAGATGAGGGAACAGGGCGCCGTCCTGGGCGACGTACCCGACGGCTCGTCGGTGCGCGGCGACGCAGCGGCCGGGACCGGCCACTTGTGTGCCGTCGATCTCGACGGTCCCCGCGTCGGGATTCTCGAACCCGGCGACCAGTCGCAGCAGGGTGGTCTTTCCGCAGCCGGATGCGCCGACCACCGCTGTGATACTGCCGGGCGTCAGTGTGAGGTTCACCGAATCCAGTACCCGTGCGGCGCCGAACGATTTCGAAAGTGACGTGACGTCAAGGGTGTTCATGCGGTCGCCACCTTCGTCGACTGGTTGAACAGCAGCACGGTCACCGGGATGGAGAGCAGGACGAGCACCGTCGCGTAGGGCGCGGCGGCGGCATAATCCAGCTCGCTGGACAGTGACCAGAACCGCATGGCCAGCGTTCTGGTTCCGGTCGGGGCGAGCAGCAGGGTGGCGGTCAGTTCAGTGGCGACGGCCACGAACACCAGGCACATCCCGGCGGCCGCGGCGGGAGCGGTCAATCGCAACGTGACGTGGAAGAAGGTGTGCGCGGGGGATCGACCCAGCGACAGCGATGCCTCCTCCAGTGCGGGCGGGATCTGGGCCAGGCCGGACCGCAGATTCACCAACGCGCGGGGCAGGAACATCAACAGGTAGGCGCACAGCACCAGGGCGGTCGTCTGATACAGCCCGGGAGCGAACCGGATCGCGACCGTCACCAAGGCCAGTGCGGTGACGATGCCCGGCATCGCGCTGGTGATGAAGTTGGCGCCCTCCACGGTGCGGGCGAGGGGACCGCTGAACCGAACGGCCAGCCAGGCGAACGGAAATGCCAGCACCGTGGCCAATATCGCGGCCCCCGCTGCCAGCAGCGTCGTCTGCAGCAGGGCGGTGCCGAGATCGCTGAGCGACCACACCGCGGTGCCGCCGATGAGCAACCAGCGCGTCAACGTCCACACCGGCACTCCGAGCGCCAGAGCAGTGAGCGCGGCGAGCCCGGCCGTCGCCGCCGGCCCGAAGGTGCGCAACGGAATCGGGGTGAGTATGCGGGGGGCACCCGAGCCGATCCTGGCGAAACGGGCCTTGCCGCGCAGCGCGCTCTCGGCCAGCAGCAGCACCAGGCACAGCGTCACCAGTATCCCCGCCAGGGTTGCGCCCGCGACGCCGTCGAAGGTCGCCTGGAACTGTTCGAAGATCGCCGTGGTGAAGGTGGCGAACCGCAGCATGGCGAAGGCACCGTACTCGGCAAGCAGATGCACCCCGATCAGCAGGCCGCCACCCAGCACGGCCAACCGCAGTTGCGGCAGCACCACCCGGAAGAACACCCCGACCGGGCTGGATCCCAGAGCGCGGGCGGATTCCTCGATGGCCGGGTCGAGCCGGCGCAGCGTGGCCGCGGCGGGCAGATAGACGAAAGGGAAGTAGGACAGTGCCGAGACCAGCACCCCGGCGCCGAATCCGTGCAGTTGCGGCCAGACGCTCACCCAGGCGTAACTGTTGATGAAGGCCGGCACGGCCAGCGGGGCCACCAGCAGTGGGCGCCACACCGCCCGGCCGGGCACATCGGTGCGTTCCACCAACCAGGCCGCGGCCACCCCGAGGGCAACGCAGATCGGCACCGTCACCACGACCAGCCCGACGGTGTTGACGAGTAGTTCCCCGACGCGGGGACGGACCACCAACGCGTACACCCGGGCGGGCCCGGTGGAGACAATCGCCCAGGCGACGTAGCCCAGCGGGATGAACGTCAACGCCACCAGCAGCGCGACAGTCCCGCTCAACAGCGGTCCGGCTCCGGTGCGGGTGGTGCGCGGGGCCTGGGTGGTGACCACCTACAGGAGGCCGGCGCTGGTCATGAGGTCGGTCACCTTGGTGGCGTTCAGATCAGAGGGATCCACCCGGGGGGCCTGCAGGGTGTCCAGCGCGGGCAGGGCGGGGTTGGCCGGGACGCCGCTCGCCACCGGGTATTCGAATGAGGTGCCCTTCTCCAGGACCTCCTGACCGGCCTTGCCGGTGATGAACCGCAGGAACTGCTGGGCCTGGTCTTTCTTCTTGCTCGAATTGAGGACGCCGCCGCCGGAGATGCTGATGAACGCACCGGGGTCCTGGTTGCGGAAGTAGTGCAGTGCGGTGTTGGCGCTGATGTCCTTGGTCTTGGCCTGGTCCCGGAACCAGTAATAGTGGTAGATGATGCCGCCGTCGACCTGACCGTCGTTGACCGCGCGCAGGGTGGCGATGTTGTCCTGGAAGATGGTCGCGTTGGTCTTCATCCCGGCCAGCCAGGCCGCGGTGGCTTTTTCTCCGGTGAGGGCGAGCATGGCCGCGACGATGGCTTGGAAGTCCGCCTTGGCGGGTGGCGCGCCCCACCGTCCCTTCCACTGCGGAGACTGCAGCTCCATGATCGACTTCGGCAGCTGATTCTCCTGCAGTCTCGCCTTGTTGTAGACGAATACCGTTGTGCGCGCAGCGACGCCGGTCCACTTGTTCGACGCCGGGCGGTATTGCGCGGGCACCTGCTGCTGGACGGCCGCATCGACGTCGGCGAAGAGTCCGGCCTTCTCGACCGCGGCCATCGCCGGTGAGTTCTCGGTGAGGAATACGTCTGCCGGAGACGCAGCTCCTTCGGCGATGATCTGGTTACCCAGTTCGGTGTCACCGCCCTGCCGGTAGGTGACCTTGATCCCGGTCTCCTTGGTGAACGCCTCGATCCATTCCTTGGCCAGCGACTCGTGCTGAGCGTTGTAGATCAGCAGTTCGTCGTTGGGCGTGCCCGACGAGCAGGCAGTCGCGGCGGCGACGAGCGCAAGGACCGCGAGCAAGGCGGTGAATCGACCCCATCGGGCACGCATCAAGGATCCTCTCCTAAGTTGAGGCTGCCCTTAGTAACATACCGGTGCCGGTACGGATACTCCTCGGCGCCCTCAACTTCGATTCGGAGTCACTGTCCGTGGCGTGATCCCGGGTGCTCAGGCCTCGCTGGATTCAGCCTTGTATCGCAGGCCACTTCGTGGCTCAACCCAGTCGACGAATGGACATGCGGGATGGCCGGTATCGCAGGTGTGGACGAAATAGTCGAACTGCCCGTAGCCCGGAGGCCGGTCCCGGGCCAGCCGCGGGGGCAGCGGCAGGCGATACAGTCGAGCGCCGCTGACATCGGTGTCGACCAATTGTGCACCAGACCCGTTGATGAGTTGCTCAAAAGTGAGGTAGCGCAACGCGATCGACCGTTGATCCGCGTTCTGGAGAGCGGCGACGGCCTCGATGGTCATCTCACGGTCGACGATCCGCCGGTAGACCGATTCACCGAATTCAGTGCCGCGCAGATAGTAGATACCGGATCCGTCAGACCATTCGATGGCCGGGCGGCCGGTATCGTCGTGCAGCACACCGGCACTGCCGTCGGCGTAGCGGACCGTCGGCATCGGCACCAGAAGCACTTCCCGGTGAATCGGGACGATCCAGCCCAGATCGAGGTCCCGGGCGCGGCGCATCGACTGCGAGAACCGGGCCCACCTGCTCACGGACACCACGCTGATCGGTGGCAGCCACCGGGCATCGGGCATGGCAGCAACGAAGCGGCTGTAGAGGATGTCCCGCAGATCATTCGGCACGATGGCACCGGGGGCAGCGCCGGTATCGTCATTTCCCGACCAGCGTGCGATCCGGGACCATCGCCTGTCCGGCCCGATCAGGGACGCGATCCGCAGCGCCCGGTCCAATTGCGGGATGACCGAGTACTTGGTGCCCAGGTACACATCCCGCGAGATGCAGAACTCGGTCACCAGATCCAGGGCCGCATCAGCATCGAACGAGCCGCCGCCGGGTGAACGCCTGGTGGGGAGGTCGAGGTCGACGTAGGACTCCATATCGAAAGTCATGGGCGCAACGTAGCGCGGCGGTCCGACAAGTCCCGGGACACGCGGGCCGCTCCGCGCAAAGGGTGCGGGGTTGCCCGGCGAATCCATAGGATCGAGCGATGAAGCCGATTGCCCTCCTCCTGTTCAGCGCGTCTGCCGTTTTCGCCAGCGTCACGGCCCCGACCGCGGCCGCGGCCGACCCGTGTTCGGCGAGCGGTCTGGCCAGCACCGCCAGCGGCGTGCTCGCGCAAGCGGGGAGCTACCTCGATGCGCATCCCGGCGCCAATGACGTCCTGACCGCCGCAGGCAATCAGGAGACCGGTGATGCGTCCGCGGCGATCAGGGGCTACTTCACCGGACACCCCGGCGAGTTCCTGGACCTGCAGAACATCGCTCGCCCGCTGACCTCGCTGCGCAGCCAGTGCGGTGTCTCGGTGTCGCCGGGCAAGTTGGCGGCGCTGTTTGATGCGCTGGCCTGACGGCCAGACGGGCGTTCGACGCGCTGGCCTGACGGCCAGACGGGCGTTCGACGCGCTGGCCTGAAACCGAGTACCCGCCTACTCAGCTTCCTAGAAGCCGGCCACCCTAACGTGGTCGGGATGACCACGTGGGTGATCGCGATCGACATGGCAGCGGACGGCCCACTGGGTGAACAGCACGACATGGTGCTCGCGTCGGTGCAGCCGTTCCTGGAGTCCTTACCGCGACGAGCTGCCGGCCGTGCCGGCAATGTGCTCGCTTCGGAACTGCTGAGCTCCACGGGTATCCGGGAAACGAACAGATACCTGCTGCTGGTGGACGTGGACAAACCGTCACCGCGGTCATTGCGCATGCTGGCCGAGGAGCTGACCACGGTGCTCCCGGCCGGGACGAACGTCTCGGCGCTGGGTGAGTTCGCCTCCGTCGCCCGGGCGTCGACATCGCAGTTACTCGCCTGGTAACCGGCTGGTTTCGGCTGGCGCCTGTGGATGAATCGGTGACTGTGGATAACTAGCTGTTGTGGGTGCCGGCGTGGGCGTTGTTGTCGGTTGTGCGGTCGATCCTGGGGTTCATGGAGACATGGAGTCGCGCCGAGATCGGTGCGTTGGGGGAGCGGTTGGCGGTGGCGCACCTGGAGGCCTTGGGTTTGCGGGTGCTGGAACGTAATTGGCGGTGCCGTTACGGCGAGTTGGATGTGATCGCGGCGGATGGTTCCACGGTGGTGTTCGTGGAGGTCAAGACGCGGACCAGTGATGCTTTCGGTGGGGTGGCGCAGGCGGTGACGCCGGCCAAGGTGCGCCGGTTGCGGCGGTTGGCCGGGGTGTGGTTGGCGCAGCAGCGGGGCAGTTGGGCCGGCGTGCGCATCGATGTGGTGGGGGTGCGGATCGGGCGGACCCGGGTGCCGGAGTTGGCGCATGTGCGGGGAGTCGGCTGATGGCGCTGGGGAGGGCGTTTTCGGTGGCGATCCGTGGGGTGGCGGGGGTGATCGTGGAGATCGAGGCGGATATCACCTCGGGTCTGCCGGGGGTGCATCTGGTGGGTTTGGGGGATGCGGCGTTGCAGGAGTCGCGGGATCGGGTGCGTGCGGCGATCACCAATTGTGGCAATACCTGGCCGATGTCGCGGTTGACGTTGGCGTTGTCGCCGGCGACGTTGCCCAAGAACGGTTCGGCGTACGACTTGGCGTTGGCGGCTGCGGTGTTGTCCGCGCACGGGAAGAAGGACTGGCCGCGGCTGGAAAAGTCTTTGCTGCTGGGGGAATTGGCGCTCGATGGTCGGGTGCGGCCGGTGACCGGGATTCTGCCGGCGGTGTGGGCGGGCAAGAACGAGGGGTGGCCGGTGGTGGTGGTGCCTGAGGAGAATCTCGCCGAGGCCAGCCTGGTGGATGGTATCGAGGTGTGGGGTGTGCGCACGTTGGGTCAGTTGCAGGCGTGGTTGGCGGGCAAGGGTGGGTTGGCCGGTCGTCTGGAGACGGTGGCGCCTGCGCCGGCGGTGGTGGCTGATCTTGCGGATGTGGTGGGGCAGACCCAGGCCCGGTATGCGGTCGAGGTGGCTGCCGCCGGTGCGCATCATCTGTTTTTGTCGGGTCCGCCGGGGATCGGTAAAACGATGTTGGCGCAACGGCTTCCGGGTTTGTTGCCGCCGTTGACGGAGCAGGAGGCGTTGGAGGTGACGGCGATTCATTCGGTGGCCGGGTTGCTGACCGGGGCAACGCCGTTGATCACCGAGCCGCCGTTCATCGCGCCGCATCATACTTCCAGTGTGGCGGCCATGGTCGGTGGTGGTTCGGGTATGGCCCGCCCGGGTGCGGTCAGCCGGGCACACCGCGGCGTGCTGTTCCTCGACGAGTGCGCCGAAATCGGTACCAGCGTGCTGGAAGCCATGCGGACGCCCCTGGAGGACGGCGAGATCCGGCTGGCCCGCCGCGACGGGGTCGCGAAATACCCGGCGCGGTTCCAGCTCATTCTCGCGGCCAACGAATGTCCTTGTGCACCGGCCAATCCCCGCGATTGTGTGTGCCCGGCCGCGGTGAAGCGGCGCTACCTGGGCAAGCTGTCCGGCCCGTTGATGGACCGGGTCGATCTGCGCGTCAAGATGCATCAGGTGCGCGGCGGGGCATTCGGCGACCAGGTCCCCGAACCCACCGCGGTGGTCCGGGAACGGGTGGCCAACGCCCGGGCCGCCGCGGCGCACCGATGGCAGGCCGTCGGGGTGCGGACGAACGCAGAGGTGCCCGGGCCGATCCTGCGGCGCGCGTTCCGGCTCAGCCGCGAGGCCATGGCACCGCTGCGCACGGCGCTCGATCGCGGCACGTTGAGCGTCCGCGGAGTCGACCGAACCTTGCGGGTCGCATGGTCCATCGCCGATCTGGCGGGCAAGGAATCTCCGACGGTGGTGGACGTGGGCACGGCGCTGAGCTTCCGCGATGAGGTGGTCAACGATGGCCGATGACCAGACCCGGCGGGCGTGGGCCTATCTGTCCCGCGTGACCGAACCACCCTGTCCCGCACTGACCGAGTACGTCGGCGTGCACGGTCCGGTCGAGGCGGCCGCGAGGATACGGTCGGGCACGGAGCCGCCGTCGTTGACCGATGCGGTGGCGGGGCGCCGGGATATCGACCGCTCGGCAGACGATCTGGCGCTGCTCGATCGTCGCGGCGGCCGGCTGATCACGCCGGACGATGACGAGTGGCCGTACCTGTCGTTCGCCGCGTTCGGGGCCGAAGACGTCAGGAAGAAACAGGACGGGCGGGTGCCGATGGTGCTGTGGGCGATCGGGCCCGCGCGCCTGGACGATATCGCCGACCGCGCCGCGGCCATCGTCGGCACCCGGGCGGCCACCGCCTACGGCGAACACATGGCGGCGACCCTGGCGGACGGGCTCGTCGAACACGATGTGGCGGTGGTCTCGGGCGGCGCCTACGGGATCGACGGCGCGGCACATCGGGCGGCGCTGGCCGCCGAGGGCTGCACGGTGGCCGTGCTGGCCGGCGGTATCGATGTGCCGTATCCGAGCGGTCATTCGGCTCTGCTGCACCGGATTTCACAGACCGGATTGCTGCTCACCGAGTACCCACCCGGCGTGCGTCCGGCCCGGTTCCGCTTCCTGGCCCGCAATCGTCTGGTGGCCGCGCTCGGGCGCGCCACCGTCGTGGTGGAAGCCGGGCTGCGCAGCGGCGCGGCCAACACCGCCTCGTGGGCCGCGGCGATGGGACGAGTGGTGTGCGCCGTGCCCGGACCCGTGACGTCCTCCGCGTCAGCGGGGTGTCATGTGCTGCTGCGGGGCACGGCGCTGCTGGTGGACCGGCCCGACGAACTGGTCGAGATCGTGGGCAAGGCCGGGGAGTTTGCCGACGAGCCCGAACATCCGGTCGCAGCACTGGACGGGCTGTCCCGGCCCGAGCGGCTGGTGTACGAGGCGCTGCCGGCGCGGGGTTATCGCAGCCTCGAGGAGATCGCGGTCGATGCTGCCCTTCCCGCGGAGTCGGTCCTCGGGCCATTGGCGCTGCTCGAGGTGTCGGGCTTGGTGCAGCGAAAGGAGGGCAGGTGGCGGATCGTGTCGCGGTCCACGTCGGCGTAGCCGACCGCCGCCGACCGGCCACTCGTACAGTGGTGCGGAGATCGTCTAACAGAACGGGGAGGCACTGTGGCGGGACGTCCGGTCCATACCTTCGAGGTGATCAGCTCCACGCAGCTGACTCCGCACATGATCCGGCTGGTGCTCGGTGGCTCCGGGGCGGGGCAGGGTTTTGACACCTTCACCCCCAGCGCGTTCACCGATTCCTATGTCAAGTTCGTCATCGTGCCCGACGGTGCCGATGTAAGCGGGCTCCCGCGACCACTCACCCTGGACAGTTTCAACGAGCTGCCCGAGGATCAGCGACCCACGGTGCGCACCTACACCGTCCGCCGTGTCGATACCGAAAAGCGCCAGATCACAGTCGATTTCGTGGTGCACGGCGAGCAGGGGGTGGCCGGCCCGTGGGCCGCGAAGGTCCAACCCGGCCAGCCGGCCTACCTGATGGGCCCCAGCGGGGCCTACGCGCCGGATCCCGCCGCGGACTGGCACCTGCTGGCCGGCGACGAAGCCGGACTGCCGGCGATCAGCGCCGCACTGAACGCCCTGCCCCCGACCGCGGTCGGGCAGGCCTTCATCGAGGTGGCCGGACCCGAGGACGAGCTGGAGCTGACCGCCCCGGCGGGTGTCGCGGTGCACTGGATCCACCGCGGCGGCCGTGCCGATCAGGTGCCCGACTCGGTCGCCGGTGACCACGCGCCGCTCATCGCGGCGGTGCGCGCCGCCGAATGGCTGCCCGGTCAGGTGCAGGTCTTCGTGCACGGCGAGGCGCAGACCGTCATGCACAATCTGCGGCCCTATCTGCGCAAAGAGCGCGGT includes:
- a CDS encoding heme-binding protein, which produces MKPIALLLFSASAVFASVTAPTAAAADPCSASGLASTASGVLAQAGSYLDAHPGANDVLTAAGNQETGDASAAIRGYFTGHPGEFLDLQNIARPLTSLRSQCGVSVSPGKLAALFDALA
- the dprA gene encoding DNA-processing protein DprA codes for the protein MADDQTRRAWAYLSRVTEPPCPALTEYVGVHGPVEAAARIRSGTEPPSLTDAVAGRRDIDRSADDLALLDRRGGRLITPDDDEWPYLSFAAFGAEDVRKKQDGRVPMVLWAIGPARLDDIADRAAAIVGTRAATAYGEHMAATLADGLVEHDVAVVSGGAYGIDGAAHRAALAAEGCTVAVLAGGIDVPYPSGHSALLHRISQTGLLLTEYPPGVRPARFRFLARNRLVAALGRATVVVEAGLRSGAANTASWAAAMGRVVCAVPGPVTSSASAGCHVLLRGTALLVDRPDELVEIVGKAGEFADEPEHPVAALDGLSRPERLVYEALPARGYRSLEEIAVDAALPAESVLGPLALLEVSGLVQRKEGRWRIVSRSTSA
- a CDS encoding YraN family protein: METWSRAEIGALGERLAVAHLEALGLRVLERNWRCRYGELDVIAADGSTVVFVEVKTRTSDAFGGVAQAVTPAKVRRLRRLAGVWLAQQRGSWAGVRIDVVGVRIGRTRVPELAHVRGVG
- a CDS encoding ABC transporter permease — its product is MVTTQAPRTTRTGAGPLLSGTVALLVALTFIPLGYVAWAIVSTGPARVYALVVRPRVGELLVNTVGLVVVTVPICVALGVAAAWLVERTDVPGRAVWRPLLVAPLAVPAFINSYAWVSVWPQLHGFGAGVLVSALSYFPFVYLPAAATLRRLDPAIEESARALGSSPVGVFFRVVLPQLRLAVLGGGLLIGVHLLAEYGAFAMLRFATFTTAIFEQFQATFDGVAGATLAGILVTLCLVLLLAESALRGKARFARIGSGAPRILTPIPLRTFGPAATAGLAALTALALGVPVWTLTRWLLIGGTAVWSLSDLGTALLQTTLLAAGAAILATVLAFPFAWLAVRFSGPLARTVEGANFITSAMPGIVTALALVTVAIRFAPGLYQTTALVLCAYLLMFLPRALVNLRSGLAQIPPALEEASLSLGRSPAHTFFHVTLRLTAPAAAAGMCLVFVAVATELTATLLLAPTGTRTLAMRFWSLSSELDYAAAAPYATVLVLLSIPVTVLLFNQSTKVATA
- a CDS encoding ABC transporter ATP-binding protein, with translation MNTLDVTSLSKSFGAARVLDSVNLTLTPGSITAVVGASGCGKTTLLRLVAGFENPDAGTVEIDGTQVAGPGRCVAAHRRAVGYVAQDGALFPHLNVGANIAYGLHGRLGRKAIREQVARLLETVSLDQSFAARRPHELSGGQQQRVALARALARRPALMLLDEPFSALDTGLRAATRKAVTQVLLDAGVTTLLVTHDQAEALSIADQVAVMRDGRFTSVGTPQQVYRNPADQFTAEFLGDCVLLPCTVRSGSAESALGRVPVTADDGPGTLMLRPEQLRATVTADSHGGAGLGTVVASEFLGHEVLLTIDPGGDTPAFTVRQHSIDPPPVHAKVCIDIIGSGLVFR
- a CDS encoding YifB family Mg chelatase-like AAA ATPase, with amino-acid sequence MALGRAFSVAIRGVAGVIVEIEADITSGLPGVHLVGLGDAALQESRDRVRAAITNCGNTWPMSRLTLALSPATLPKNGSAYDLALAAAVLSAHGKKDWPRLEKSLLLGELALDGRVRPVTGILPAVWAGKNEGWPVVVVPEENLAEASLVDGIEVWGVRTLGQLQAWLAGKGGLAGRLETVAPAPAVVADLADVVGQTQARYAVEVAAAGAHHLFLSGPPGIGKTMLAQRLPGLLPPLTEQEALEVTAIHSVAGLLTGATPLITEPPFIAPHHTSSVAAMVGGGSGMARPGAVSRAHRGVLFLDECAEIGTSVLEAMRTPLEDGEIRLARRDGVAKYPARFQLILAANECPCAPANPRDCVCPAAVKRRYLGKLSGPLMDRVDLRVKMHQVRGGAFGDQVPEPTAVVRERVANARAAAAHRWQAVGVRTNAEVPGPILRRAFRLSREAMAPLRTALDRGTLSVRGVDRTLRVAWSIADLAGKESPTVVDVGTALSFRDEVVNDGR
- a CDS encoding iron ABC transporter substrate-binding protein, with the protein product MRARWGRFTALLAVLALVAAATACSSGTPNDELLIYNAQHESLAKEWIEAFTKETGIKVTYRQGGDTELGNQIIAEGAASPADVFLTENSPAMAAVEKAGLFADVDAAVQQQVPAQYRPASNKWTGVAARTTVFVYNKARLQENQLPKSIMELQSPQWKGRWGAPPAKADFQAIVAAMLALTGEKATAAWLAGMKTNATIFQDNIATLRAVNDGQVDGGIIYHYYWFRDQAKTKDISANTALHYFRNQDPGAFISISGGGVLNSSKKKDQAQQFLRFITGKAGQEVLEKGTSFEYPVASGVPANPALPALDTLQAPRVDPSDLNATKVTDLMTSAGLL
- a CDS encoding siderophore-interacting protein; protein product: MAGRPVHTFEVISSTQLTPHMIRLVLGGSGAGQGFDTFTPSAFTDSYVKFVIVPDGADVSGLPRPLTLDSFNELPEDQRPTVRTYTVRRVDTEKRQITVDFVVHGEQGVAGPWAAKVQPGQPAYLMGPSGAYAPDPAADWHLLAGDEAGLPAISAALNALPPTAVGQAFIEVAGPEDELELTAPAGVAVHWIHRGGRADQVPDSVAGDHAPLIAAVRAAEWLPGQVQVFVHGEAQTVMHNLRPYLRKERGVEAKWASISGYWRRGRTEETFRQWKAELAKVEASQSD
- a CDS encoding DUF6745 domain-containing protein, which translates into the protein MTFDMESYVDLDLPTRRSPGGGSFDADAALDLVTEFCISRDVYLGTKYSVIPQLDRALRIASLIGPDRRWSRIARWSGNDDTGAAPGAIVPNDLRDILYSRFVAAMPDARWLPPISVVSVSRWARFSQSMRRARDLDLGWIVPIHREVLLVPMPTVRYADGSAGVLHDDTGRPAIEWSDGSGIYYLRGTEFGESVYRRIVDREMTIEAVAALQNADQRSIALRYLTFEQLINGSGAQLVDTDVSGARLYRLPLPPRLARDRPPGYGQFDYFVHTCDTGHPACPFVDWVEPRSGLRYKAESSEA